A window from Fusarium musae strain F31 chromosome 8, whole genome shotgun sequence encodes these proteins:
- a CDS encoding hypothetical protein (EggNog:ENOG41) yields the protein MKLQSLVALALSGYATAQSRVNLTAALESENSTLSELSGLLRAQPSLLRDLGRLRNVTILAPSNDAIKDLLNDTAVARMVENDPSSVAAILQYHVLNGTYYASNISDTAAFVPTLLNNATYANVTGGQRVEAMAMGDTVSFYSGFRQQSNVTKADLNFTGGVIHIINKVLALPKNLSDTAIAANLSAVAGALTESKLVTNLTNEKNITVFAPSNSAFANIGSVLSNLSESDLESILKYHVVNNTLGYSSTLKNGSLTTSEGEKLNIVVHNGTVWVNEAKVIVPDVLIANGVVHVIDAVLNPEKPSATANPTASTQEAAFSGASSVSDIPFTSGVPENTNTAAATGLSPSTSTEGAAQATAAIALGALFGGAALVMNF from the exons ATGAAGCTGCAGTCTCTTGTCGCCCTCGCCCTCTCGGGCTATGCCACTGCCCAGAGCCGTGTCAACCTCACTGCTGCTCTTGAGTCTGAGAACTCTACCCTCTCTGAGCTCAGCG GCCTTCTTCGTGCCCAGCCCAGTCTTCTCAGAGACCTTGGCCGTCTCAGGAATGTCACCATCCTGGCCCCAAGCAACGATGCCATCAAGGACCTCCTCAATGACACCGCTGTCGCCCGCATGGTCGAGAACGACCCCAGCTCCGTCGCTGCTATCCTTCAGTACCACGTTCTGAACGGTACCTACTATGCCAGCAACATCAGCGACACAGCCGCTTTTGTCCCCACGCTCCTCAACAACGCGACTTATGCCAATGTCACCGGTGGCCAGCGTGTCgaggccatggccatgggcGATACCGTCAGCTTCTACAGTGGTTTCCGCCAACAGTCCAATGTCACCAAGGCT GACCTCAACTTCACCGGTGGTGTCAtccacatcatcaacaaggtcCTCGCTCTTCCCAAGAACCTTTCCGACACGGCTATTGCCGCCAACCTCTCCGCCGTTGCTGGCGCTCTCACCGAGTCCAAGCTCGTCACAAACCTCACCAATGAGAAGAACATCACTGTCTTTGCTCCCAGCAACAGCGCCTTTGCCAACATTGGTTCTGTCCTCTCCAACTTGAGCGAGTCTGATCTCGAGAGCATTCTCAAGTACCACGTTGTCAACAACACTCTTGGCTACAGCTCTACCCTCAAGAACGGTTCTCTTACCACTTCTGAGGgtgagaagctcaacattGTTGTCCACAACGGCACTGTCTGGGTCAACGAGGCCAAGGTCATTGTGCCTGATGTCCTCATCGCCAACGGTGTCGTCCATGTCATCGATGC TGTCCTCAACCCCGAAAAGCCTTCTGCCACCGCCAACCCCACCGCCAGCACCCAGGAGGCTGCTTTCTCAGGCGCCAGCTCCGTCAGTGACATCCCCTTCACATCGGGTGTTCCCGAGAACACAAACACAGCTGCGGCCACTGGCCTGTCGCCTTCGACCTCCACTGAAGGCGCTGCCCAGGCCACTGCTGCCATTGCGCTCGGCGCCCTTTTCGGTGGTGCTGCCCTTGTCATGAACTTCTAA